The following coding sequences are from one Rhipicephalus microplus isolate Deutch F79 chromosome 3, USDA_Rmic, whole genome shotgun sequence window:
- the Usp5 gene encoding ubiquitin specific protease 5: MATFNDKLAPHLGRIRTPGHADKVYKDECVFSFDTPESEGGLYVCLNTFLGFSKKYVERRYAKTGNAVYLHLKTTKKEVTDDRPAAKRAAPTKLAIGLEGGFDVDMGKKYEYEHHNSLVILPNFDSVPLPNTQLPETVQLSIAAVLAADSANVVNELEAMAGTWDGEKRVPSKHSDTLVQLDNGVKVAPTGWKCERCDLTENLWLNLTDGAILCGRKYHEGSGGNNHSLEHFKNTGYPLVVKLGTITPEGADVHSYDEDDMVIDTNLAKHLEHFGIEISKMKKTEKTMLELEIDLNQRVGEWALIQEAGSKLTPLFGPGYTGLANLGNSCYLNSVVQVVMSIPEFQRKYYDGATQIFDTFPPDPAENFTVQMTKLAVGILSGDYSKEPACEGSNQSEPKEQEGIKPRMFKTLVGRNHPEFSTKRQQDAQEFFLYFLELVERNCRNEVNPADCLKFELEERIRCTQSGKVRYTKRTDWLLPLPVPLHCALNKQEVDAYESKKEELLKNNERIDPETIVRSKIPLSACLETFAGTEHISDFFSTAVNKKVTVEKTTRLRTFPDYLMIQLKKFELAQNWLPKKLDVEMLMPQQLDLSFLRGSGVQPGEELLPEPQETNEGSTQTVELNRAWVDQLVDMGFPLEGCKKAVFFTQNSSIEAATEWAMDHMNDLDFGAPFVQPGTFQADTEALATITSMGFSQDQALKALKATDNNVQRAMDWIFSRADDMQVESQEVAMEAESPGPRIKDGPGNYQLVAFISHMGESTMVGHYVCHIFKDGRWVIFNDNKVALSENPPKEFGYLYLYRRVPDS; this comes from the exons ATGGCAACGTTCAACGACAAGCTCGCACCGCATCTCGGGCGAATCCGAACTCCTGGACATGCGGACAAAGTTTACAAAGATGAGTGTGTCTTCTCGTTCGACACACCA GAGTCCGAAGGAGGCCTCTACGTGTGCCTCAACACTTTCCTCGGATTTTCCAAGAAGTATGTGGAAAGGCGTTACGCGAAGACGGGGAACGCCGTCTACCTTCACCtgaaaaccacaaaaaaggaG GTGACGGATGACAGGCCGGCTGCCAAGAGAGCTGCTCCTACGAAGCTTGCCATCG GTTTGGAGGGAGGTTTTGATGTTGACATGGGCAAGAAGTACGAATATGAACATCACAACTCTCTCGTCATCCTGCCAAACTTCGACTCGGTTCCCCTGCCGAACACACAACTCCCTGAAACG GTGCAGCTTTCCATTGCAGCTGTTCTCGCAGCTGACTCTGCCAATGTTGTTAATGAGTTGGAAGCCATGGCTGGAACATGGGATGGAGAGAAGAGAGTGCCATCAAA ACACAGCGACACACTGGTACAGCTGGACAACGGTGTGAAAGTAGCTCCGACGGGCTGGAAATGCGAAAGGTGTGACCTCACCGAGAACCTCTGGCTCAACCTGACAGATGGCGCCATACTGTGCGGCCGAAAGTACCACGAAGGCAGCGGGGGCAACAACCACTCGCTTGAACACTTTAAGAACACTGGTTACCCACTTGTAGTAAAGCTGGGCACTATCACACCAGAAGGGGCCG ATGTGCACTCTTACGATGAGGATGATATGGTCATTGATACAAACCTTGCCAAGCACCTTGAGCACTTTGGCATAGAAATATCCAAGATGAAAAAG ACAGAAAAGACGATGCTGGAGCTGGAGATAGACCTGAACCAGCGAGTGGGCGAGTGGGCACTGATCCAGGAAGCTGGAAGCAAGCTCACGCCATTGTTCGGTCCCGGTTACACCGGTCTGGCCAACTTGGGAAACTCTTGCTACTTGAACTCGGTCGTTCAGGTTGTGATGAGCATCCCGGAGTTCCAACGCAA GTACTACGATGGTGCAACTCAAATATTTGACACTTTTCCACCTGATCCTGCTGAAAACTTTACAGTTCAAAT GACGAAGCTAGCAGTTGGCATTCTCTCTGGTGACTACTCCAAGGAGCCAGCCTGTGAAGGCAGCAATCAGTCTGAGCCAAAG GAACAGGAAGGTATCAAGCCGCGCATGTTCAAGACGCTGGTTGGCAGAAACCACCCAGAATTCTCAACTAAGAGGCAGCAGGATGCTCAGGAGTTCTTCCTATACTTCCTTGAGCTTGTTgaa AGGAACTGCCGCAACGAGGTGAATCCTGCAGACTGCCTGAAGTTTGAGTTGGAAGAACGCATCCGGTGCACACAATCTGGAAAGGTGCGCTACACTAAGCGCACGGATTGGCTGCTCCCTCTGCCAGTGCCACTTCATTGCGCGTTGAATAAGC AGGAAGTGGATGCTTACGAAAGCAAGAAAGAAGAGCTCCTAAAAAATAATGAAAGAAT CGACCCTGAAACTATTGTCAGGTCAAAGATCCCACTCTCGGCTTGCTTGGAAACCTTTGCTGGCACCGAGCACATCAGTGATTTTTTCAGCACGGCCGTGAACAAGAAAGTTACTGTAGAGAA GACCACCAGGCTTCGCACGTTCCCCGATTACCTGATGATACAGCTGAAGAAGTTTGAGCTCGCTCAGAACTGGCTTCCAAAGAAGTTAG ATGTTGAGATGTTAATGCCTCAGCAGTTAGACCTGTCTTTCTTGCGGGGAAGTGGTGTGCAGCCCGGAGAAGAGCTGTTGCCAGAACCTCAGGAGACTAATGAAGGCTCTACACAGA CTGTGGAACTAAATAGGGCCTGGGTGGACCAGCTTGTAGACATGGGCTTTCCACTGGAGGGGTGCAAGAAGGCAGTGTTCTTCACACAGAACTCCAGCATTGAAGCTGCCACAGAGTGGGCCATGGATCACATGAACGATCTCG ACTTCGGAGCACCTTTCGTGCAACCTGGCACATTTCAGGCAGATACAGAAGCACTGGCAACAATAACAAGCATGGGTTTCTCCCAAGATCAAGCGCTCAAGGCTCTTAAGGCTACG GATAACAATGTTCAGAGGGCCATGGACTGGATCTTCAGCAGAGCGGATGACATGCAGGTAGAGAGTCAAGAAGTTGCCATGGAAGCCGAGAGCCCGGGCCCTCGCATAAAGGATGGTCCTGGAA ATTATCAGCTAGTGGCATTCATCAGCCACATGGGCGAGTCCACCATGGTGGGTCACTACGTGTGCCACATATTCAAGGACGGCCGCTGGGTCATCTTCAATGACAACAAAGTGGCCCTGTCTGAAAACCCGCCCAAGGAGTTCGGCTACTTGTACCTGTACCGACGTGTGCCAGACTCATGA